One Nitrospirota bacterium DNA segment encodes these proteins:
- a CDS encoding glycosyltransferase family 4 protein, with protein MKLLLIHNSHRSGSSSGDDIVFSKESRLLEQHGHEVIKINPSNDEFDRAGALKKLSIILQVPWSFNYYKKIKRVLDDEKPDIVHLHNFFPFISPSVFYAADTAGVPVVQTLHDFRYLCPMAFMMRNGTTCNECKDGGYFQSITYGCFKGSKLQSIPIAFMLKLHWYLQTFKKKIDGYICLTESQRKIYLDAGFGDQKLFLKPNFVDDTFEQETYRDGEYAVFIGRLGEEKGLRTLISAWKDLPDIPLKIVGDGPDARTFKSLVDELNVKSIDFIGYKPYLECRKIINDAKFLVMPSIVHETFGLANIEAFSHCKPVIASNLGAMADIVKDEVTGLLFTPMSTSELAEKVRWLWNHPEECKR; from the coding sequence ATGAAGCTTCTTCTCATCCATAACTCCCACCGTTCCGGCTCTTCGAGCGGCGACGATATTGTATTCAGCAAAGAATCAAGACTGCTGGAGCAGCACGGGCACGAAGTTATCAAAATAAACCCTTCGAATGATGAGTTCGACAGAGCGGGCGCCCTTAAAAAGCTTTCCATCATCCTCCAGGTGCCCTGGTCGTTCAATTACTACAAAAAAATAAAAAGGGTTCTTGATGATGAAAAACCCGATATCGTTCATTTGCATAATTTCTTCCCTTTCATCTCTCCATCGGTTTTCTACGCGGCGGATACGGCCGGGGTCCCGGTAGTGCAGACACTTCATGACTTCAGATATTTATGCCCCATGGCGTTTATGATGAGGAATGGAACTACTTGTAATGAATGCAAAGACGGAGGATATTTTCAAAGTATCACATACGGGTGCTTTAAGGGATCAAAACTTCAATCGATTCCCATAGCATTTATGCTCAAACTGCATTGGTATTTACAAACCTTCAAAAAAAAAATTGACGGATATATCTGCCTGACTGAATCACAGAGGAAAATCTATCTCGATGCAGGCTTTGGTGATCAAAAACTCTTCTTAAAGCCCAATTTTGTTGATGATACGTTCGAACAGGAAACATATCGCGATGGTGAGTATGCGGTTTTCATTGGAAGGCTCGGTGAAGAGAAAGGGCTGCGGACTCTCATCAGTGCATGGAAAGACCTGCCAGATATCCCGCTAAAAATTGTGGGAGATGGGCCTGATGCGAGGACTTTCAAATCCCTCGTTGATGAACTAAATGTAAAAAGTATAGATTTCATTGGCTATAAACCATATCTCGAATGCAGGAAGATTATCAATGATGCAAAATTTCTTGTCATGCCTTCTATTGTCCACGAAACATTCGGTCTTGCAAATATTGAGGCATTTTCGCACTGCAAGCCGGTGATAGCATCTAATCTCGGAGCGATGGCTGACATTGTGAAAGATGAGGTTACCGGGCTTTTATTCACTCCAATGAGTACGAGTGAACTTGCTGAAAAGGTCAGATGGCTCTGGAATCATCCTGAAGAGTGCAAGAGAA
- a CDS encoding glycosyltransferase: MSQELITMSQERKPKVLISAYACEPNKGSEPGVGWNWAKQIARFADTWVITRANNRNVIEEELRKNPDPNLHFIYYDVPKWLTFWKRGKRGVHLYYALWQLGAYRLARKSHRQNRFAIVHHLTFGNIWLPTLMPFLVIPFIWGPLGGGEHIPAAFRQSFDCKSKIRETLRDVMVLSLKANLLFLHTCKKANRILAKTGDTASRIPFQYSKRVLVTTDVAVSSRNIDADRKNNMQIIAVGSLETWRGFDLLLKAFSAIVQKYEGAKLLILGDGGDRKRLQQICEEENISQNVHFAGQVSAAEYLEYMGKSAIFVNPSLKEGGVTVLFDALSIGLPVICLDVPGASEIVTEECGIKIKPVNPEQTIHDLSDAIIKLASDSDLRRKMGEAGRKRVGEHYTWEKKGEFIKKIYEEVMGERL; the protein is encoded by the coding sequence ATGAGCCAAGAGCTAATTACTATGAGCCAAGAGCGAAAACCGAAGGTTTTAATCAGCGCTTACGCCTGCGAACCCAACAAGGGCTCCGAGCCCGGTGTGGGGTGGAACTGGGCGAAGCAGATTGCGAGGTTTGCCGATACATGGGTGATAACGAGAGCGAACAATCGGAATGTAATAGAGGAGGAACTGCGGAAAAACCCTGATCCGAATCTGCATTTTATTTATTACGATGTTCCTAAATGGCTCACTTTTTGGAAAAGAGGGAAAAGGGGCGTTCATCTCTATTATGCCCTCTGGCAACTTGGTGCATATAGGCTAGCGCGGAAAAGTCATAGGCAGAACCGGTTTGCCATTGTCCACCACCTCACATTCGGTAATATCTGGCTTCCAACCTTAATGCCTTTTCTTGTAATCCCATTTATCTGGGGGCCGTTAGGTGGTGGCGAGCATATCCCGGCCGCGTTCAGGCAGTCGTTTGATTGTAAATCCAAAATAAGAGAAACATTAAGAGATGTCATGGTGCTTTCTTTAAAAGCAAATTTGTTATTTCTTCATACGTGTAAAAAAGCAAATCGCATCTTAGCCAAGACAGGCGATACAGCAAGTAGGATTCCCTTTCAATATTCAAAAAGAGTCTTAGTTACAACAGATGTTGCAGTCAGTTCACGGAATATTGATGCTGATAGAAAAAATAATATGCAGATTATTGCGGTTGGCAGCCTGGAGACATGGCGGGGATTCGACCTGCTTCTGAAAGCATTCTCGGCAATTGTACAAAAATATGAAGGTGCAAAACTATTGATTCTCGGCGATGGTGGGGACAGGAAAAGACTTCAGCAAATATGTGAAGAGGAAAACATATCACAAAACGTACATTTTGCAGGTCAGGTTAGTGCTGCAGAATATCTTGAATATATGGGAAAAAGTGCAATTTTTGTGAACCCAAGCCTAAAAGAAGGTGGTGTGACTGTTTTGTTTGATGCCTTGTCAATCGGACTCCCCGTTATTTGCCTTGATGTGCCAGGTGCTTCTGAAATCGTAACCGAAGAGTGCGGCATAAAGATTAAGCCTGTCAATCCTGAACAGACGATTCATGATCTCTCAGACGCAATCATCAAATTGGCGAGTGACTCTGATCTGAGGAGAAAGATGGGCGAGGCTGGAAGAAAAAGAGTCGGGGAGCATTATACTTGGGAGAAAAAGGGTGAATTTATAAAGAAAATTTATGAAGAGGTGATGGGTGAGAGGTTATAG
- a CDS encoding four helix bundle protein, producing MKKVKFAFEDLEVWKKAVEFANTVINLTEDMKTERKHYRLIEQLEAASTSVALNIAEGKGRYSKKEFIQFLYIARGSLYETITLLVIFLHREWISDAQLNEIKDLGDRIGKMLSSLINSIKKAHSSSLIDHSGDKR from the coding sequence ATGAAAAAAGTTAAATTTGCTTTTGAGGATTTGGAAGTATGGAAAAAGGCTGTTGAGTTTGCAAATACGGTAATAAATCTTACCGAAGATATGAAGACAGAAAGGAAACATTACAGGCTTATCGAGCAGTTGGAAGCAGCATCTACGTCCGTCGCTCTAAATATTGCAGAAGGCAAGGGCAGATACTCTAAAAAAGAATTTATTCAGTTTCTTTATATTGCCAGAGGATCATTATATGAAACTATTACTTTGCTTGTCATTTTTCTTCATAGGGAGTGGATTAGCGATGCACAACTCAATGAGATTAAAGACCTTGGGGATCGCATCGGAAAAATGCTTTCAAGTCTTATTAATTCCATAAAAAAAGCTCATAGTTCATCGCTGATAGATCATAGCGGCGATAAACGATGA
- a CDS encoding phosphotransferase has product MQIKSITSLVGFLGEFLPGGIPHDSKNEKYSILPSVKNPRWIVPVFDKKLFISSLALYQPSLLRAKILKQLAILTARGGFTNIGKKPAVYFRKNDDAIKKIFGRDDLYYAIFLGTEGCHKKITIQVMNSGGDILGYIKVSGNKDVDELLKNEAGILEDMRNLSLNNGLFPEVLYHGPVKGVDILVLDTLKSAHSKYDSNLSDAHIDFLAEIFLKTSMVIKYRESKFAKRLKERVRDLEVEKLRNSEDERLRELGKIRDFIEEKIGNELVPFGLCHRDFTPWNTFFHDGRLYVFDWEYAEREYPPMLDIFHFIVQDGILVRHLKPAGLLKRVMKNEKMLSKYSSLVGIRDELSMPLLLCYLLDISLLYIEREKGRIEGNIKHMLDTWAGMMELIRGDG; this is encoded by the coding sequence GTGCAGATTAAGAGCATTACAAGCTTGGTTGGTTTTCTCGGAGAATTTCTTCCCGGTGGCATTCCGCACGATTCGAAGAATGAAAAATATTCAATTCTCCCTTCTGTGAAGAACCCGCGCTGGATAGTCCCTGTTTTCGATAAGAAACTATTTATCTCATCACTTGCCCTCTATCAACCGAGTTTGCTGAGAGCTAAAATCCTTAAGCAACTTGCTATCCTGACAGCCAGAGGAGGATTCACAAATATCGGCAAAAAGCCCGCCGTTTATTTCCGAAAGAATGACGATGCGATAAAAAAGATATTCGGGCGAGATGACCTTTACTACGCTATTTTTTTGGGGACTGAAGGATGCCACAAAAAGATAACAATTCAGGTGATGAATTCAGGCGGCGATATCCTGGGCTATATCAAAGTGTCCGGCAATAAAGATGTTGACGAACTCCTGAAGAACGAGGCCGGCATATTAGAAGATATGCGTAACCTGAGTCTTAATAACGGGTTATTTCCAGAAGTCCTCTATCACGGCCCCGTGAAAGGGGTAGATATTCTTGTTCTCGACACATTGAAGAGCGCTCATTCAAAATATGACAGTAATCTCTCGGATGCTCATATCGACTTCCTCGCCGAGATTTTTCTGAAGACCTCGATGGTAATTAAATATAGGGAGAGTAAGTTTGCGAAGAGGCTGAAAGAGAGGGTAAGAGATTTAGAGGTTGAGAAGTTGAGAAATTCAGAAGATGAGAGATTGAGAGAATTGGGGAAAATTAGAGATTTTATTGAAGAAAAAATCGGGAATGAATTGGTTCCATTCGGCTTATGCCACAGGGATTTTACTCCCTGGAATACATTCTTTCACGACGGCAGATTGTACGTCTTCGACTGGGAATACGCGGAAAGAGAATATCCACCGATGCTTGATATCTTTCACTTTATTGTCCAGGACGGAATTCTGGTCAGACATCTTAAGCCGGCCGGCTTGTTAAAAAGAGTCATGAAGAATGAAAAAATGTTGAGTAAGTATAGTAGTTTAGTAGGGATTAGGGACGAATTATCAATGCCCCTGCTTCTTTGCTATCTCCTTGATATAAGTCTTCTTTATATCGAGCGGGAAAAAGGCAGGATAGAAGGTAATATCAAACACATGCTCGATACCTGGGCCGGGATGATGGAGTTAATAAGAGGTGATGGGTGA